One window from the genome of Streptomyces sp. WZ-12 encodes:
- a CDS encoding metal-dependent transcriptional regulator: MSGLIDTTEMYLRTILELEEEGVVPMRARIAERLEQSGPTVSQTVARMERDGLLTVAGDRHLELTEEGRRLATRVMRKHRLAECLLVDVIGLEWEQVHAEACRWEHVMSEAVERRVVELLRHPTESPYGNPIPGLEELGEKAEADPFLDAGMVSLMDLDAGADGKTAVVRRIGEPIQADAQLMYTLRRAGVQPGAVVSVTESPAGVLVGSSGEAAELDAEIAQHVFVAKR, encoded by the coding sequence ATGTCCGGACTGATCGACACCACGGAGATGTATCTCCGCACCATCCTCGAACTGGAAGAGGAGGGTGTGGTCCCCATGCGCGCCCGCATCGCGGAGCGGCTGGAACAGAGCGGCCCGACGGTCAGCCAGACCGTGGCCCGCATGGAGCGAGACGGCCTGCTGACGGTTGCGGGCGACCGACACCTGGAGCTGACCGAGGAGGGCCGCCGGCTGGCGACGCGGGTGATGCGCAAGCACCGCCTCGCCGAGTGCCTGCTGGTCGACGTCATCGGCCTGGAGTGGGAGCAGGTGCACGCCGAGGCGTGCCGCTGGGAGCACGTGATGAGCGAGGCGGTCGAGCGCCGCGTCGTGGAGCTGCTCCGCCACCCCACCGAGTCCCCGTACGGCAACCCGATCCCGGGCCTGGAGGAGCTGGGCGAGAAGGCCGAGGCCGACCCGTTCCTGGACGCCGGCATGGTGAGCCTGATGGATCTGGACGCCGGCGCCGACGGCAAGACGGCCGTGGTGCGCCGGATCGGCGAGCCCATCCAGGCCGACGCCCAGCTCATGTACACGCTGCGGCGGGCCGGGGTGCAGCCGGGCGCGGTGGTCAGCGTGACGGAGTCCCCGGCCGGGGTGCTGGTCGGCAGCAGCGGCGAGGCCGCCGAGCTGGACGCCGAGATCGCCCAACACGTCTTCGTCGCCAAGCGCTGA
- a CDS encoding SIS domain-containing protein codes for MAESDRSEGLAGRYFDAAIDLLRQVRDAEGDRITAAGRLIADTVAAGGRVFSFGAGHSSLPAQDTVYRAGGLAIMNLLSVPGVVGVDVRPATLGSALERVDGLAGAVLDTSPLERGDVLVIISLSGRNALPVEMAINARALGIKVIGLTSVAYADATKSRHSSGTYLKDHCDIVLDSRIPVGDAELTLPGIDAPFAPASTVVTSAIMQAVVATAAGALAERGDQPPLLRSGNVDGGHEWNGRVMREYADRIFYRH; via the coding sequence ATGGCTGAGAGCGACCGGAGCGAGGGGCTGGCCGGGCGGTACTTCGACGCCGCGATCGACCTGCTGCGGCAGGTCCGCGACGCCGAGGGCGACCGGATCACGGCCGCCGGGCGGCTGATCGCGGACACCGTGGCCGCCGGCGGCCGGGTCTTCTCCTTCGGGGCCGGCCACTCCTCGCTGCCGGCCCAGGACACCGTGTACCGCGCCGGCGGGCTGGCGATCATGAACCTGCTGTCCGTCCCCGGGGTCGTCGGGGTCGACGTCCGGCCGGCGACGCTGGGCAGCGCGCTGGAGCGGGTCGACGGGCTGGCCGGCGCGGTGCTGGACACCAGCCCGCTGGAGCGCGGCGACGTGCTGGTGATCATCTCGCTCTCCGGGCGGAACGCGCTCCCGGTGGAGATGGCGATCAACGCGCGGGCCCTGGGCATCAAGGTCATCGGCCTGACCTCGGTGGCCTACGCCGACGCCACCAAGTCCCGGCACTCCTCCGGGACTTACCTCAAGGACCACTGCGACATCGTCCTGGACAGCCGGATCCCGGTCGGCGACGCGGAGCTGACGCTGCCCGGCATCGACGCGCCGTTCGCGCCCGCCTCGACGGTCGTCACCAGCGCGATCATGCAGGCCGTGGTGGCGACGGCGGCCGGCGCGCTGGCCGAGCGGGGGGACCAGCCCCCGCTGCTGCGCTCCGGGAACGTGGACGGCGGGCACGAGTGGAACGGCCGGGTGATGCGGGAGTACGCGGACCGGATCTTCTACCGGCACTGA
- a CDS encoding PAS domain-containing protein, which produces MTASSASSASSASSPQQPASAGPPGPRVPGQATSGPPGAGPEQPPDADDSGLLAALLDGMDAALMAFAADGTVTHWNHEAERILGWTTEEAVGRSGLTGWAVRTEDADGVRSALTATMRAAGRQVHDFTLLAKDGHRVLVRTQSSAVRAPDGRVVGAYCAFSESHTQLDLERAVALSEALFEEAPWGVVLIDADLRPAVVNAHAARAFGTGRTALLGRPLGDVLVQGVEELESALTHVLAEGPPPAVAELWVTLREGEGELPRRCWRSGFVRLSSPLAEEPVPLGVAWLFQDVTDAKRAEQDGSLLRFRAHQLHRAGRAAAECPDPAEAAAVHLDFALAGFADHALVDLVHTSTPAPYGAVEADAEWDAEPSPTGGGPDGAAPEGAGPPRLVRVLASPAGEPGPSEAVPATGIPVAYAPNHPALQAYGRRGSVRASAGPAPADGWAAARNWPDGTVHGLCVVLRSRGRTLGVATFLRAPARRPFDRPDADYAEEVAARIAAALDLAGAGGA; this is translated from the coding sequence GTGACTGCCTCGTCAGCTTCTTCGGCCTCGTCGGCCTCGTCGCCGCAACAGCCTGCGTCCGCCGGCCCGCCCGGCCCACGGGTGCCGGGGCAGGCCACCTCCGGACCCCCGGGCGCCGGGCCCGAACAACCTCCGGACGCCGACGACTCCGGGCTGCTCGCCGCCCTCCTGGACGGCATGGACGCCGCCCTGATGGCCTTCGCCGCCGACGGGACGGTCACGCACTGGAACCACGAGGCCGAGCGCATCCTGGGCTGGACCACCGAGGAGGCGGTCGGCCGCAGCGGCCTCACGGGCTGGGCGGTGCGCACGGAGGACGCCGACGGCGTGCGGTCCGCGCTGACCGCCACGATGCGCGCCGCCGGCCGCCAGGTGCACGACTTCACCCTGCTCGCCAAGGACGGCCACCGCGTCCTGGTCCGCACCCAGTCCTCGGCGGTGCGCGCCCCCGACGGCCGGGTCGTCGGGGCCTACTGCGCCTTCAGCGAGTCGCACACCCAACTCGACCTGGAACGCGCGGTGGCGCTCAGCGAGGCGCTCTTCGAGGAGGCGCCCTGGGGCGTGGTGCTGATCGACGCCGACCTGCGCCCCGCGGTCGTCAACGCACACGCCGCCCGCGCCTTCGGAACGGGCCGTACGGCGCTGCTGGGCCGCCCGTTGGGCGACGTCCTGGTGCAGGGCGTCGAGGAGTTGGAGAGCGCCCTGACGCACGTCCTGGCCGAGGGGCCGCCGCCGGCCGTCGCCGAGCTGTGGGTGACCCTGCGGGAGGGCGAGGGCGAACTCCCGCGCCGGTGCTGGCGCAGCGGCTTCGTCCGGCTCTCCTCGCCGCTGGCGGAGGAGCCCGTTCCGCTCGGCGTCGCCTGGCTCTTCCAGGACGTCACCGACGCCAAACGGGCCGAGCAGGACGGTTCCCTGCTGCGCTTCCGGGCCCACCAACTGCACCGCGCGGGCCGGGCCGCCGCCGAGTGCCCGGACCCGGCCGAGGCCGCGGCGGTCCACCTCGACTTCGCGCTGGCCGGCTTCGCCGACCACGCCCTGGTCGACCTCGTCCACACCTCGACCCCGGCCCCGTACGGGGCGGTGGAAGCGGACGCCGAGTGGGACGCGGAACCGTCGCCCACCGGGGGCGGCCCCGACGGCGCCGCCCCGGAAGGGGCCGGGCCCCCGCGGCTGGTGCGGGTGCTGGCCTCCCCGGCGGGCGAGCCCGGCCCCTCGGAGGCGGTCCCGGCCACCGGCATCCCGGTGGCGTACGCGCCCAACCACCCGGCGCTCCAGGCGTACGGCCGGCGCGGCTCCGTACGGGCCAGCGCCGGCCCGGCCCCGGCCGACGGCTGGGCGGCCGCCCGCAATTGGCCGGACGGCACGGTGCACGGGCTGTGTGTGGTGCTCCGCAGCCGCGGCCGCACCCTGGGGGTCGCCACCTTCCTGCGGGCCCCCGCGCGCCGCCCCTTCGACCGCCCGGACGCCGACTACGCCGAGGAGGTCGCCGCCCGCATCGCCGCCGCCCTGGACCTCGCGGGGGCGGGCGGGGCATGA
- the pdxH gene encoding pyridoxamine 5'-phosphate oxidase: MLQDEAVHPADMPSADTPDPSSMRAHYRAEGITESELAASPYDQFARWFKDAAVAGLHEPNAMVVSTADAAGRPSSRTVLLKAFDERGFVFFTNYTSRKGRDLAANPHLSLLFPWHPLARQVIVTGTAERIGRDETAAYFRTRPHGSQLGAWASDQSAPIASRDELERSYAQLAARYPEGEQVPAPPHWGGYRVTPEAIEFWQGRLNRLHDRLRYAREGAPEAGQWRVERLAP; the protein is encoded by the coding sequence ATGCTGCAAGATGAGGCCGTGCATCCCGCCGATATGCCTTCCGCCGACACCCCCGACCCGTCCTCGATGCGCGCGCACTACCGCGCCGAGGGCATCACCGAGTCCGAGCTCGCCGCGAGCCCCTACGACCAGTTCGCCCGCTGGTTCAAGGACGCGGCCGTGGCCGGTCTGCACGAGCCGAACGCCATGGTCGTCTCGACGGCGGACGCCGCCGGCCGGCCCAGCTCAAGGACCGTGCTGCTGAAGGCATTCGACGAGCGCGGCTTCGTCTTCTTCACCAACTACACCAGCCGCAAAGGCCGGGACCTGGCCGCGAACCCGCACCTGTCGCTGCTGTTCCCCTGGCACCCGTTGGCCCGTCAGGTCATCGTGACCGGCACCGCCGAGCGCATCGGCCGGGACGAGACCGCCGCCTACTTCCGCACCCGCCCGCACGGCTCCCAACTGGGTGCCTGGGCCAGCGACCAGTCCGCGCCGATCGCCTCCCGCGACGAACTGGAGCGCTCCTACGCGCAGTTGGCGGCCCGTTACCCGGAGGGCGAGCAGGTGCCGGCGCCACCGCACTGGGGCGGTTACCGCGTCACCCCGGAGGCGATCGAGTTCTGGCAGGGGCGGCTCAACCGCCTGCACGACCGGCTGCGGTACGCCCGCGAGGGCGCGCCCGAGGCCGGCCAGTGGCGGGTGGAGCGCCTCGCGCCCTGA
- a CDS encoding citrate synthase 2, which yields MSDFVPGLEGVVAFETEIAEPDKEGGALRYRGVDIEDLVGHVSFENVWGLLVDGAFTPGLPPAEPFPIPVHSGDIRVDVQSALAMLAPVWGLKPLLDIDERTARDNLARAAVMALSYVAQSARGQGLPMVPQREIDKAETVVERFMKRWRGEPDPKHVKAVDAYWTSAAEHGMNASTFTARVIASTGADVAAALSGAVGAMSGPLHGGAPSRVLGMIEEIERTGDAAAYVRQALDRGERLMGFGHRVYRAEDPRARVLRRTARELGAPRFEVAEALEKAALEELHNRRPDRVLATNVEFWAAIVLDFAEVPAHMFTSMFTCARTAGWSAHVLEQKRTGRLVRPSARYVGPAGRRPESIAGYDGIARL from the coding sequence ATGTCCGACTTCGTTCCCGGGCTTGAGGGAGTCGTCGCGTTCGAGACGGAGATCGCCGAACCCGATAAGGAGGGCGGCGCACTCCGCTACCGCGGGGTGGACATCGAGGACCTCGTGGGGCACGTGTCCTTCGAGAACGTCTGGGGGCTGCTGGTCGACGGGGCGTTCACGCCGGGGCTGCCGCCCGCCGAGCCGTTCCCGATCCCGGTGCACTCCGGCGACATCCGGGTCGACGTGCAGTCCGCCCTCGCCATGCTCGCGCCCGTATGGGGCCTGAAACCGCTGCTCGACATCGACGAGCGGACCGCCCGCGACAACCTCGCCCGGGCCGCCGTGATGGCGCTGTCCTACGTCGCCCAGTCCGCCCGCGGCCAGGGCCTGCCGATGGTTCCGCAGCGGGAGATCGACAAGGCCGAGACGGTCGTCGAGCGCTTCATGAAGCGCTGGCGCGGCGAGCCCGACCCCAAGCACGTCAAGGCCGTTGACGCGTACTGGACCTCGGCCGCCGAGCACGGCATGAACGCCTCCACGTTCACCGCCCGGGTCATCGCCTCCACGGGCGCCGATGTGGCGGCCGCCCTGTCGGGCGCGGTGGGCGCGATGTCCGGGCCGCTGCACGGCGGTGCGCCGTCCCGCGTCCTCGGCATGATCGAGGAGATCGAGCGGACCGGCGACGCGGCCGCCTACGTCCGGCAGGCGCTGGACCGGGGCGAGCGTCTGATGGGCTTCGGCCACCGCGTCTACCGCGCCGAGGACCCGCGGGCGCGGGTCCTGCGCCGCACCGCCCGCGAGCTCGGCGCACCGCGCTTCGAGGTCGCCGAGGCCCTGGAGAAGGCGGCCCTGGAGGAGCTCCACAACCGGCGCCCCGACCGGGTGTTGGCCACCAACGTGGAGTTCTGGGCCGCGATCGTCCTGGACTTCGCTGAGGTCCCGGCCCACATGTTCACGTCCATGTTCACCTGCGCCCGCACGGCGGGGTGGAGCGCGCACGTCCTGGAACAGAAGCGGACCGGGCGCCTGGTGCGCCCGTCTGCCCGCTATGTGGGACCGGCGGGCCGACGGCCGGAGTCCATCGCCGGCTACGACGGGATTGCCCGCCTTTAG
- a CDS encoding TetR/AcrR family transcriptional regulator, with protein MGALTPARGAKEPQQERSRATRLRLLEAAVACLAERGWTGSTVSVVAERAGVSRGAAQHHFRTREDLFTAAVEHVAEKRQSALKAALAHELPPAGSPARTSRIVEELVGLYTGPLFRAALHLWVAASDEAQLRDRVTALEARVGREAHRTAVALLDADESVPGVRETVQGLLDMARGLGLANLLTDDSPRRSGVVAQWARILSEALP; from the coding sequence ATGGGCGCACTGACCCCCGCCCGCGGCGCCAAGGAGCCCCAGCAGGAACGCAGCCGCGCCACCCGGCTCAGGCTGCTGGAGGCCGCCGTCGCCTGCCTCGCGGAGCGCGGCTGGACCGGCAGCACGGTCTCGGTCGTCGCCGAACGGGCGGGCGTCTCACGAGGCGCCGCCCAGCACCACTTCCGCACCCGCGAGGACCTGTTCACCGCGGCCGTCGAGCACGTCGCGGAGAAGCGGCAGAGCGCGCTGAAAGCGGCACTGGCCCACGAATTGCCTCCGGCCGGGTCGCCGGCCCGTACCTCACGCATCGTCGAGGAACTCGTCGGCCTCTACACCGGCCCCCTCTTCCGCGCCGCGCTCCACCTATGGGTGGCGGCCTCCGACGAGGCCCAACTCCGCGACCGCGTCACCGCGTTGGAGGCCCGCGTCGGCCGCGAGGCGCACCGCACGGCGGTGGCCCTCCTGGACGCCGACGAGTCCGTCCCCGGCGTCCGCGAAACGGTCCAGGGGCTCCTCGACATGGCCCGAGGGCTGGGCCTGGCGAACCTCCTCACGGATGATTCGCCCCGACGCAGCGGGGTGGTCGCGCAATGGGCACGCATCCTCTCCGAGGCGCTGCCGTAG
- a CDS encoding enoyl-CoA hydratase family protein: MTDVERAHERGITTLTLNSPHNRNALSTRLVTELHRALADAGADDAVRAVVLTHTGTTFCAGADLSEATSGAPKDGPLALAGLLRALVELPKPVVARVTGHARAGGLGLLGACDLSVAGPETTFAFTEARLGLAPAVISMPLLPRMDARAAARYYLTGEKFGPTEAARIGLVTLAADDVDAELAPLLDGLRKGSPQGLAESKKLVTAQVLAAFDRDTDALAERSARLFGSAEAREGMTAFLERRAPAWAH, translated from the coding sequence ATGACGGACGTGGAGCGCGCCCACGAGCGCGGAATCACCACCCTCACCCTCAACTCCCCCCACAACCGCAACGCCCTCTCCACCCGCCTCGTCACCGAGCTGCACCGGGCCCTCGCGGACGCGGGCGCCGACGACGCCGTCCGGGCCGTGGTGCTCACCCACACCGGCACCACCTTCTGCGCCGGCGCGGACCTCTCCGAGGCCACCTCGGGCGCCCCCAAGGACGGCCCCCTCGCGCTCGCCGGCCTGCTCCGGGCCCTGGTGGAACTCCCCAAACCGGTCGTCGCCCGGGTCACCGGCCACGCCCGCGCCGGCGGCCTCGGCCTGCTGGGCGCCTGCGACCTCTCCGTCGCCGGCCCCGAGACCACCTTCGCCTTCACCGAGGCGCGGCTCGGTCTCGCCCCCGCGGTGATCTCGATGCCGCTGCTGCCCCGTATGGACGCCCGGGCCGCCGCCCGCTACTACCTCACCGGCGAGAAGTTCGGCCCCACCGAGGCGGCCCGGATCGGCCTGGTCACCCTGGCCGCCGACGACGTCGACGCCGAACTGGCGCCCCTCCTGGACGGGTTGCGCAAGGGCTCCCCCCAGGGCCTGGCCGAGTCCAAGAAGCTGGTGACGGCCCAGGTCCTGGCCGCCTTCGACCGCGACACCGACGCGCTCGCCGAACGGTCCGCGCGGCTCTTCGGCTCCGCGGAGGCCCGCGAGGGCATGACCGCCTTCCTGGAACGACGGGCCCCGGCATGGGCGCACTGA